A region of Haloplanus sp. XH21 DNA encodes the following proteins:
- a CDS encoding 50S ribosomal protein L15e gives MARSFYSHIRDAWQDPGDGDLAELQWQRKQDWREQGAIERIERPTRLDKARNLGYKAKQGIVVTRTSVRKGGARKRRFKAGRRSKRQGVNRIGRRKSIQRIAEERTSRKYPNLRVLNSYWVGEDGSQKWHEVILVDPHHPAIEADDDLNWICDDSHRGRAFRGKTSAGQKGRGQQKRGKGTEHTRPSIGGDRRRGK, from the coding sequence ATGGCACGAAGCTTCTACTCGCACATCCGAGACGCGTGGCAGGACCCCGGTGACGGGGACCTCGCCGAACTGCAGTGGCAACGAAAACAGGACTGGCGCGAACAGGGCGCCATCGAACGCATCGAGCGCCCCACTCGCCTCGATAAGGCCCGCAACCTGGGCTACAAGGCCAAACAGGGCATCGTCGTGACGCGGACCTCCGTCCGGAAGGGCGGCGCCCGCAAGCGGCGGTTCAAGGCCGGTCGACGCTCGAAGCGGCAGGGCGTCAACCGCATCGGCCGCCGCAAGAGCATCCAGCGCATCGCCGAGGAGCGCACCTCGCGGAAATACCCCAACCTCCGCGTGCTCAACTCCTACTGGGTCGGTGAAGACGGCTCCCAGAAGTGGCACGAAGTGATCCTCGTCGACCCGCACCACCCGGCCATCGAGGCCGACGACGACCTGAACTGGATCTGCGACGATTCGCACCGTGGCCGTGCGTTCCGTGGCAAGACCAGTGCCGGGCAGAAGGGCCGCGGTCAGCAGAAACGTGGCAAGGGCACGGAGCACACCCGGCCCAGCATCGGCGGCGACCGGCGCCGCGGCAAGTAA